The following DNA comes from Nocardioides panzhihuensis.
CACCGACGGCGTCCACTCCTGGGTCGACGACCTCGCCGCCCTGATCACCGCCGAGGCCGGTCCTCAGGAGGTCGCCGATGCGGTCGCGGCTGCGGTCGCCGCCGCAGGGGAGCCGGACAACCACACCATCGTCGTGGCGGATCTGACCTGACCGTCCCCGGTGGTCGAGCCGCCGGAGCCGCTAGGCGGAGGCGTGTCGAGACCAACACAGTCGTCTCGGTGCTTCGTCGGACCGTGTTGGTTTCGACGCGCTCGCTAGCGCTCCCGGCTCAACCAGCGTGAGAGCCGACGCCGCTTCCGTCCCGTGGGCTCCTCGCCCAGATCCGCGGCAGCGGCAGCGAACGAGTCGCGCAGAGAGGGATAGGCCAGCTCGATCTCGGGGTGCTCGACGAGCGTCTGGTCGATTCGCCGGGTGAGGCGCTTGCCGACGATGGCGATGTGTCGGACGACGGCGTCGACCTCGTCCACGGTGAGCTCTTGCGGGTGGAAGGGCTTCGGCTGCTTCTCCTGCAACAGCTCACGCATGGGCTCGAGCGAGTCGATGTCGTAGCGCAGCGCCAGCGAACGTAGCTCGTCGTCGGCGATCTTGCGGAGCCGTTCGTGGTCGGCGGGCGGGATCAGGGTGTAGGTCATCGGACCGAGCGGGCAGGACTGGAGGTGGACGTCGAGGCGCTCCTGCAGCTGCGGCCCGAGCGGGAGGGCGTTGAGGGCACGCTTGATCTCCAGCGCATGCAGCGAGTAGGAGAGATTGACCTTCTGCAGCCACAGGTCGCCGAGTCCGGTGGTGTCGATCTCGGCCGTGTCGAGCAGGTCGGTCAGCAGGTTGTCCCCGACGAAGAGCTCCGGCAGGTAGGGCCGCAGGACGAGCCGGGAGCGCACCGCCTCGGAGTCGAGCGCGTTGTAGAGGTGTTCGTGACCCAGCCATCCGCCGTAGGCATCCGGCTCCGCCGCGAAAGGTTGCAGATGGCCGATCCGCTTGACCCGTTGGTTGTAGTCGGACTCCAGGAAGGCGAGGGGGTCACGGACGTACAGGACGAACTGTGCCTGAGGCGGCAGCAGCTCGGCGATCCCGCGCAGCTCGGGGAGGAAGGCCTCCGAGGAGAGCAGCAGGGTGTGACAGCCGCTCGCCTCGAACTCCTCGAGCGTCCTCGTCACCTCCCGCGACGAGGCCACGAAGAGATGGCCCGAACGCTCCATGAGCGAGCCGGCGTTGCCGGCGCTGATGCCGTTTCTGTCGACGGTGTGCGCTGGGTAGAAGATGCCGGCCTTCGCGAGCGCTTCCCCATTGGAGTTGAAGAAGGCTTGGACGGCGGAGGTGCCGGTCTTGGGGAGGCCGGCGTGTACGACGATGGACTTCACGGGGACCGATCGAGTAGGTGTCAGAGCGCCCACCGCGTACGTATCCGTCAAGCCGGATCAGGATGACGCGGCGGTGCCACACACCCTAGCGATCCGACACCTTCAGGCAAGGTACCCCAGACTGCGGATGCGGCTGATCTCGTCGCGGAGCTCATCGTGGCCGGCGTTGTCCGCCGCCCGTCCACCGGCGATGTAGTGGCTCTCGTGCGCCGCGGTGCCGTCGTAGACGACCGTGAACCGGTGTCCGACACCTGCGTTGATGAGCCCGCCGAGGAGCGCGACCGGGTCGGACCGGTCTTCCAGCGACAGCACCCGAGTGCTTTCCGGGACCCGCGGCGCTGCCGCGCCCGGAGCACCGACCGTGACCACCTGGTCCACGACGTACGCAGCCCCGGCTGCCGCAGCGATCGCCGCCGCCGCGGTGCCCCCTGCCGCAGCACCGACGAGCATCACGTGGGCGCCGGTCTCGACCGACTCCTCGATGGTCCGCGATGCGGTGGCGATGTAGGCGGAGAGGTCGCCGGAGACGAGCCGCAGCCGGCGGCTGCCGGTGTAGGGACCCGGAAGGTAGGCGATGTAGCGACCGGGGGCCGTCTTCTGGACCGCGACCCCGGTCTCAGTGGCCTCGAGGGTGCGGATCAGCTCCTCGATGGTGGCCGGGGTGTCCGCGGTGACGTCGCCGGCCGGGTCGTCCTCCTCGGCGGAGGCCAAGGCCCCACCGACGTCACGAAGCGCGTGCCCGGCATCGGTCGCGAACAAGTCGATGCCCGCCGCCCGCAGCGCCCCCGCAGCGGCCGCGCCGGCGTCGTCGCCGCGCGGGAAGTCGGCGGTGAGCAGCGAACGCAGCTCGAGCGACTCGAGCAGTCCGCCACCGGTGGCGATGTGGTCCATCAGCTCGGGATGACCCTGCGCCAGCTCGCCGAGGTATGCGGTTACGCCTTCGCGGTCGAGCGCGTCGGTCTCGATCAGGCCTGCGGACAGCAGCGACCCACCGAGCTCGACCTCGGGTGCGAGGTAGTCGATGGCGTTGGCCGCGATGGCGCCCAACGAGCTGCGGACCGCGCTCTGGAGCTCATCGATCCAACGGTAGGTCTGCACCGTCGCGCGCACCGAGAGCGCGTCGGCGTCGAGCGCCTGACCGAGCCCGAGCAGGCCACCCTTCTCGGAGGTCACCGCCCGGATCTCCTCCTCGGCCGGCTCCCAGGTCTTCGGAGAGAGTGCGGCGGAGGCGGTGACGTCGTCGTCGGCGAGGATGTCGGCGCCGAGCTCTGCCCACTCGCGCAGCTGCGCGCCGGCGTCGCCGATGGAGCCGGCCAGGCCGAGGATCTGCTCGTACTTCTCCTCCGGGCCGGCCGGCGTCGCCACCGAGTCGGGGGCGCCACCAGGAAGCGGGCCGAGGCGGTCGATCGGATCGTTGACCGGGTTGTTGGCTGGGTCGTTCATCGGACCACCTCCGTAGCGCAAGCGCCAGAATACGGACGCGGTCCGATGAATGCGTCGACGTTCACTCGCTGACGCTCGTTCATCGGACCACCTCCGCGAGGACAGGGGCAAGTTCTGCGGCGAGCTCGGACGGCTCCACGCTGGTGATCATCAGGGTCAGCTCTCCTTCGAGCGAGACCGTACGCATCGAGCGCCAGCCGTCGTTGACCAGCGTCCAGGAGACGGTGCCGATCAGCGGGTTCTCCGGGTCGGCGGTCGTCGCGACGACGGCGCGCAGGCGGCCGTGGGTCTCGTTGGACAGCGCCTCGAGGGCGCTCGCGACGACGACGTCGCCCTCGGTCAGCACGGGCACCAGGTCGCCGCGTCCGGTGCGCAGCGCCTCGAAGACGGCGTCAGCGGTCGCGAACGGGACCTCCAGCTTGTCGGGCACCACAGAGGTCAGCCGGGCGGTGTCGCCCGGCAGCGTGGCGGTGCGTCCGAGCTCGGCCGCCCAGGCCGCCGAGGGATACCAGGAGAGCTCGAAGACGAGCCCGTCCACGGTGGCCAGAGACGCGGCCGCCTCGCCCTTCTGTCGGTGCCAGGCGCGGCCACGCAGGCTGTCGACGGCGACATCGAGGTCGATCACCACCTCCGGGGTGGCCAAGAGCCCGAGGGCGCCGGCGATCCCGGCGTCGAGAGTGCCGTCGGGGTCGAGGAGGTCGCGCCGCTGCAGCGAGGTGCTGCCCTCGCCGAAGCCGGCGACGGCACGAGCCAGGGCCTCGGCCTCGGCCGCCGAGCGCGTACGCCCCAGCCGGGCGTCGAGCCCCTCGTCGCGGTGTGTCGCGACCTCGAACGGAATCGGAGCACCGATGCTCTCGCAGGCGTGGGTGAGCTCGGGAAGGGTCAGGCCGACGCGGCGAGGCACCCCTGCCCACGGCTCGGTCGGCGCGCTCGGCGCGGGACCCAGGTCGATCGTGGTCATCGTAGGGTGACCTCCAGCCAGTCCTTGTGGCCCGGCGCAGGGGCCTCGAATCCGTCGAGCTCGCCGTCAGCGATCAACACCTCGGCGCGAGCCTCGGCCTCGGCGATCTGTTCCTTGAGCAGGTCGACCTGCTTGAGATGCTTGGCCAGCGTGTCGGCCGCGCGGTCATGCTGCTCGGCCACGCTTCGCAGCGCGGTGGCTCGCTCCTTCATCCGTCCGCGGAGGGACTCAGCGGCCCGGCCGTGCCACGGCACGGACTCCGCCTGCACCACCAGCGTGTCGGCACTCGCTCGGATGTCGTCCGCCTGCTCTCGCAGACGGCTCACCCGACGACGGATCACGTCGCTCTCGCCGTACATATCCCTCCTCGGACAGGTCTCTGTGATGGTCCTACCCCGCTCGCACGGTTCCTAAACGTAAAATCGTGAACTTTCTCAAAACCGATCGCGACGTCCTAGCGAAGGACGGCGGAGAGGCGGTCGAGGCTCTGCTCGATCTCGGCGGTGGAGCCGGCGAAGGAGAGGCGTACGAAGCGGTGTCCTTCGACCGGATCGAAGTCGACCCCCGGAGCCATCGCGACACCCGTGCGGTCGAGGATCTGGTGGCACCACGACATGGTGTCGTCGGTCCAGCGGCTCACGTCGGCGTACACGTAGAACGCCCCGTCGGCCGGCGCCATCTCCGTCACCCCGAGCGAGCGGAGGCCGTCGAGGAGGACACCGCGGTTGGTGGCGTAGCGCGTCACATGAGAGTCGAGCTCGGCATAGGCGTCCGGGGTGAACGCCGCGATCGCGGCATGCTGGGCGAGGACTGGTGGACAGATGGTGAAGTTGCCGACCAGGACGTCGATCGCACGTCGCAGATGGGCCGGGGCGAGCAGCCAGCCGATGCGCCAGCCGGTCATCGAGAAGTACTTGGAGAACGAGCCGAACACGACGGCATCGCGCGAGGTCTCCCACGTGCTGCGGCCACGGCCACCGTCACCGCCGTAGGTCAGACCGTGGTAGATCTCGTCCGAGATCAGCTGGATGCCCGCCTCCTCGCAGTAGCGCGCCAGCGCCGCCAGCTCTTCGGGCCGCAGCATGGTGCCGGTCGGATTGGCCGGACTGGCCACCACGAGCCCCTTCAGCCCGACCCGCTCGTGCAGCTCTCGCACCTGTTCCACGGTCGGCTGGAAACGCTCGGCCGCACCGGTCGGGATCTCGACGACCTCGCAACCGAGGGCCGCGAGCACGTTGCGGTAGCAGGGGTACGACGGCCGGGCCATCGCCACCCGGTCGCCGGTGTCGAACGCCGCCAGGAAGGTCGCCAGGAAGCCGCCGCTGGCGCCCGTGGTCACGACGACGTCGTCGGGGGAGACCTCGATCCCGTGCCACGCCCGGTGGTGGCCCGCGATCGCCTGGCGCAGCTCGAGGATGCCGGTGGCCGGCGTGTAGCCCAGCGGGTCACCGCTCTGCAGCAACCGCACCGCCTCGGCGCTGACCGCCTGCGGCGCGCCCGTGGACGGCTGTCCTGAGGTGAGCGAGATGAGATCGCCGTACGTCCGTTGCCGCTGGGCCGCCCGCTCGAGCATGTCCATCACGTGGAAGGGAGGCACGTTCGCGCGTCGGGCGACAGTCAGGCGATCCATAGGGGGAACATTAGGGTGTGGCCGAGACCTGCCTGGATGGCATGCGTCGTCAGGGTGCGTGCTGGCCAAGGCGCCGTCCCGAAGGCATACCGGGGTCTTTCGAGGGGCGGCAACGCCGGTCAGTGCGTGCCATGGCGGCGCAGGCCGCCAGGTAGGTCGCGGCCACGCCCTAAGATGCAGTCCCGGAGGTCATAGGGGGACCCACGACATGAGCGAGCCTCAGCGAGCGACAGTCTCATGAGCTTTGACGTCCATCAGCTCGACATGTTCGTGCTGATCGGCTCCTTGGTCACGCTGCTGGCGATCCTCGCGGTGCAGGTGTCGACGAAGGCTGGGCTCCCGTCGCTGCTGATCTATCTGCTGATGGGTGTCCTCCTCGGGGAGTCGGTGCTCGGGATCCGGTTCGACGACGCCGCCCTCGCCCACGCGCTCGGCTTCGGGGCGTTGGCGCTGATCCTGGCCGAAGGCGGTCTGACGACGTCGTGGAAGGACGTACGTCCCTCCTTCGGCCTCGGGATGATGCTGGCCACCGTCGGGGTGGTGATCTCGATCGGGGTCGTCGCGGTGGGTGCGCACTATCTGCTCGGGCTTCCCTGGCAGCTCGCCTTCCTGCTGGGCGCGGTGACCTCG
Coding sequences within:
- a CDS encoding pyridoxal phosphate-dependent aminotransferase; translation: MDRLTVARRANVPPFHVMDMLERAAQRQRTYGDLISLTSGQPSTGAPQAVSAEAVRLLQSGDPLGYTPATGILELRQAIAGHHRAWHGIEVSPDDVVVTTGASGGFLATFLAAFDTGDRVAMARPSYPCYRNVLAALGCEVVEIPTGAAERFQPTVEQVRELHERVGLKGLVVASPANPTGTMLRPEELAALARYCEEAGIQLISDEIYHGLTYGGDGGRGRSTWETSRDAVVFGSFSKYFSMTGWRIGWLLAPAHLRRAIDVLVGNFTICPPVLAQHAAIAAFTPDAYAELDSHVTRYATNRGVLLDGLRSLGVTEMAPADGAFYVYADVSRWTDDTMSWCHQILDRTGVAMAPGVDFDPVEGHRFVRLSFAGSTAEIEQSLDRLSAVLR